The sequence GTCCTTTACCGGACCTTTTCCACCCGGCTTCTTTGCAGCACGCACTTTAGCTGCAGTCATTCTGCCGCCTCTGCTTTTCTTTGCCATTTTGAACGCCTCCTTAAACTGCCTGGTTTCCGTGGTGATCGTGATTCATGTCTCACGGGTATCGTATCGATGCCCGATGCAACCTGGGCCACGGGCCCAGGGACATGCCGGCGCATGATGCGCCGCGCTCACTACTTCCCGAAGACCTTCTTGACCTGACCGATCTTCTCCTGTACTTTGCCGCCTATCTTTTCGTCTTTTCCTTCGGCTTCCATCTCGGAATTCATTCCGAGTTTTCCAACAAGCTCCTTGAGCTTGCCCTTTACTTTGTGAAACACGCCTTCCGCCTGGTCCTGCGTGCCGGATTTCATGGTGTTCCTCCCGTCGAATAATGGGTTGGCCTCTGTCTCGCCGCCCCCCGTAAGCACTTTAAGAGCTGATGCTCAATTCACCCCATTAGAGAACTTGTTCTCTAATGGGGTGCGCCTACGCGATCGCATCCTTACATGCCATTGCCGCCCATACGGCCCGGGTCCCCGGGCGTCCCGCCCAGTTCGTCATTCGACCGGCTCGGGTCACCCTGGTTCGAGTTGCCTGGATCGCAATTCTCGGGCCCGTTGCCCACGCCCTGGTTGCAGCGGTTCCGTACCGGATGGCTGCTCTGCTCGCATCCGGTGGCAGTGGTGTCGGTCATCGTCACCGCGGCTTGCGCCAAGGCGTCCCCATTAAAGGTCCCGCCTGTGATGGTAATGGCTGCGCCCGCGAGAATAGTTCCCTGGAACGCCGAATCCGTCATTGTCGCGGCCTCGGCGACCCACCAATACACATTGCACGGCGTCCCGCCGCCTTCCATGACCACCGAGAATCCGGTGCCCGTCAGGGCTCCGGTCCCGCCGGTCCCGATCTTGAAAAGCCAGGTCCCGTTCGAAGGCCCGCTGAGCGTCAGCGTCCCATCAGTCGTCGTCGACGCCGCATCAACACAGTAGACGCCCGGCGCAAGCACCTGGCCCGCGAGATCGCCCAATAAGACAGAGTCGCACTGCGTGAGCGAGAGCGCATTGTACGCGCTCAGGAAGTCAATGTAAGCCTGCTTGGCGACCCCGTCCCCCGGGTGGACCGTCCCGTTGATCGTGCAGTTGGTCTGCGTTATTACGTTGCCGGGCCAGACTCCCACGTTTCCGATGATGGTGGAATCGGTACAGGTCACCTCCGTGCCGGCCAGGACCGCGAAGCTCCCAGCCGAGCCCAAAGCCGGCGCTGTTTGAGCGAATGCCGCGTGGAACGGCGCCGCGGAAAGAAGCACGGCGAACAAGGCAATAACAGCGAGTCTTGCCGTTCTTCTGTGGAGAGAAGATGTTCGAACCTTTAAAAGATTATTCATAGCGTGTTACTCCTCAATACCGACTTTAATCAGTCGGTTATTCGTTTAACCCTTAGAGAAAGCCGCCGACTTCTGTCATCGTTCGTAAACTTGCTCAAACTGGGTTTCCTTCGGCCCCTTGACAGTACCTCTGTCTGTCAATGTCATGACTCCATTTCCCCATTTTTTTTAAAGAATCCCCTCGCCGGCACAAGGGAGAACAATACCGGCGAGGGGCAAGTTTATCTGAAAACTCCATTCCTGAACAGGGTATCGGAGTCAAGGGCCGGATCGATGCAACATTTTTTCCGGCCCCCTGACCTCATTCCTCTATTTCACGATGACCTCAAAAAGCACTCGCTGGTTGGCCTTTGCCGCCTCTGAGTATATGTCCGAAGGCACCGGTTCATATTCTGCCGGTCTCGTCTCACCGAATCCGATCTTGGTGAGCCTGGCTCTATCAATACCACCTTCCTTTATGAGGTATTCCTTGACAACGGTTGCTCTTTTTTCGCTCAGCGTCTGGTTATACTCTTTGGTGCCGCTGGCGGAAGCATACCCTGCAATACGGATCTTCATTTTAGGGTTGTCTTTCAGGATCTTGGCATTATAGTTCAGTATTGTCTTGCCATCTTCGCTAAGCGCCGAACTATCGAAGGTGAAATGCGAATCCTCGAGCGAGATCAGCACCGGCACCAGAATCTTCGGACCCAGAATTGTCGTGAAGCTCCATACATAGCTGTTTGCCATCGCATTGTTTGCCGGGTCCTTGACCCCGGCTGCCATCGTTGCGGTATAGGTCGTGCCTTTTTCGAGATCGTTATCCGGGTTAAAGGTTGCGGTTGTGCCGGCAAAGGTCACCTTGCCGGTAACAGTCTTTGTCCCGTCCTTTACGGTAAAGGTCGAGTTGTTGATCGTTCTTCGGTCCATCTCTTCGCTGAAGGTTGCGGTGATGTTCGCGTCGATTGCCCCTCCGGTGACGCCGCTGCCGGGGTTTGTGCAAACCACTTCGGGTGCGGTGGTGTCTCCTTCCTTGGGAAGCGCATTCTTCTGCGCGCCGAGCACAAAGGTCAGGCCGATCGTGTATTCTTCATTGGTCCGGGAATCGCCCCCTTCGGAAAACCGCGCCTGCTTGACGTCGCCGCGTATTGCCACGGATTCGGTGATGAAGTACCTGAGTCCAACGCCATAGTTAAACATCCCGCGGCCGTGGTCAGGCATGCCGTCCGACGTGTTTCTGGATTGCGTGGAGCCGATCCCGATTGAAACGAACGGTACAAAAGGACCATCCGGGTGGAAATTATACAGCGCATCGAGTCCGTAGCGCCAGACTCTGACCTGCCGGTCAACATACGCCATGGACTCGGTCTCGGTGGGAACGAAGCCGAACATGGCCTCCACCGCCACGTTATTGGTGAAGTTGAAGCCGCCGCGCAGGCCATAGTACGAGCGTAAATCCAGTCTCTGTGTGTCATCAAACTGATAGCCGCCGGTGAACGGGTCCACATAGAATGTCCTGCCCTGGATCTCGGCAAATACGGGGGCGGCAATGCTGAGCAGGAACATCCCGATCAGGAAAACCATCAATATTTTTCTCATTGTTTTTCGCATTTTGAAGCCTCCTTTACATTTTAACTTTCATTACCGCATTAAGACGCGAGTGATTCCGTTATGTTTTTCTAAATCAGGGGATATTCCCGTGGTTCAGTACCACGGGAATATCCGACCTGTCCTGCCTTCATGCCAAATACTTCATGCCTTCTTACTCGCAAGTTGTTGAATATCCGGCAGGTGGTGCAAACGTTTGACCCGGCACGGAAACAACGTTAGAGTCAAATACAAACGCTCCGGCCGCAAACGCCCCTGCCAACAATCTGCCACACGAGGTTGCGCCGGTCTCCATCGTGATACTTTCAGAGGCCAGTATGTTGCCCTGGAATTCAGAGTACAATCCAAGCGTCGCTGAAGTGCCGGCCTGCCACCAGACATTGGAAGCCTTGGCGCCGTTGATCAGGAGAATTCGAGTGAATGTCCCGGCCACACCACCGGCGGCGCCGGCTGCCGTGCCGATTGTACTCGACGACTGGAAGATGAAGCTGGCATTCGGGTCTCCCCCGGCGTCAAGCGTAAGATCGCCCGTTATCAAAATCGACGTGAGGGATTGATAGACGCCGGGAGCGAACAAGTTGTCTCCCTGCACGAGCGCGCTACCGAACACGTCTCCTAACGTAGTGCCGGCTGGTAGATTGGTGGCCCCATCAAGTGAACCGGCGGCTGGGGGTCCGGCCGTAGGAGTGATGCTGAGAAACGCTTTCTTCAAGTCGGCCTTGATAGCGGCTGAAGTGATTCCCGCATCCGGATATAAGGGACTGACCACCTTCCCAACGATTATCGGAGTGGAGGCATTGCTTCCGCAAAGACCAAAACCTCCCGCACTATCAATGGTCACGGCATTACAGGTAATATTTGGATCCAGCGCCACATCCCCGTTGATTGTGGTAAGAGGGGTAGTCGGGGTGTTGGTTACCCCGGCGGTAGCCGCGATCCCGAATGGTGTGGCCAAACCCAGGTTTACTGCCCCCGGAACTGGGGCAGTTGCACCAGTTGAAAAGCTCCATGGATTCGGCACATTACCGAACACCCATGGCTGGCCGGCCATGTCGCTGGCCGCAATCACGACGGTATAGGTGGCATTGGATGCGAGCAGCGCTGCCGGCTTAAAGCTCGCAGTTGCGCCGAGGTAGCTCACATCGCCCAAAACGGTTCCCGTGGGTCCAGTCACCGTGTAGCTTGTTGGGGTGATCGTTAATGGATCCATCGGCTCATCGAAGGTTGCGGTGATTATCTGGTTGAGAGGTACATTAGTGGCGCTATTCACCGGTGAGGTGCTGAGCAATAAAGGTGCGGCAGCGTCGATTGTTATGCCTGTTGTAAAGCTCCATACATAGTTATTTGCCATTGCATTGCCTGCCGCATTCTTGGCCCCGACTGTAATCGTGCCGATATAGGTGGTGCTGGCTGTGAGATCGCTGGCCAGTGTAAAGAGTGCAATGCGGGTTGCGGCATCATAGGTGATTGTTGCTGCTGGTACGGGAGTTGCACCAGGTCCTGTCAACGTGAAAGTTGATAGTGCGGTGACCGTTGCAGCGCTCATCGGCTCGCTGAAAGCTGCGGAGATCTTCCTGTTAAGGGGCACATCAGTGGCGCCATTAGCCGGGATAGTGTAAAGCACCGTGGGTACGGTGCCGACTATGGGTACGGTGCCGACTTGAGCTGCCGCTCCATGATCTCTGTCGCATCCGGCCGTAATAACGACCAGGAGTAATGCCATAAACCACATCATTGTACTAACTGTCTTAGAATACCGTGTGTCTGTACGCATATGTGTATCCTCCTTTTTAAAATTTGAAAAGCACTTATCATTCGGCCCCTTGTCAAGGGGACCTGCCCGTATTTCTGATATAACCTGTCCTGCTTTCATGCTCTGGACCTCAAGTCACCTGAAAATCTCCCCTCACCTTTATCCTCTCCCCCGAGGGGAGAGGGTAGGGTGAGGGGTTCATCGTTTTGCTGTCTAAGATTACCGCGTTGATCCGTGCAACTCTCTGTGGTCCAGCGCAGCTACTTTACTACCAGGGAACAGGCTGCATTTTGAAAGGCAACCTGTCCCCCCATGCTATCTTGCTTTCACACTACCTCATGACTTACGGTTCTGTAACCGTAGTCGTATCAAGAGTGACCGCAGCCTGCGCCAGCAGCCTGCCCTTGGTCGATGAGCCCGTCAGCATATGGATCGATGTTTGCGCCAATATCACGCCCTCAATGTGTGCAGTCGTTCCAATTTCCACAACATCGGAGACCTGCCAGAAAACGTTCTGGGGCAGTGCACCACCGGTCAAGAACACCGTCGTAGCGGAAGACTGAGTAAGTTTTCCCGTAATCTGGAAGACCCAGACATCTGTTGCTGTGCCATCGAGCGTGAAATTCGTTGGGATCGTCACATCGACAGCACAGGTGTAGACGCCGGCGGCAAGGGGGGGCACCGCCGTGCCGTCAAAAGCTCCGGCCCCGGGACAAACTGGTGTTGGTGGTGTTGGTTTCCCGGCAGCTGCGGTGTACGCGGTTCCCATGGCACTTACCGCGAGGCCCGCCAAGGTCTTGTCCGTCGCAGTACAAGTGAATCCCGGAAAATTAGCATCGTCCGTGTAGACTTGCCCAGTCAGCACGTCTGTGCACGGTACAGTAATAGATGCACCAGTGATTCCACTCGTTCCGATATTTCCTGTGATAGGAGAGGCAGGAACGTCCGTGATTCCTGTTCCTGCGAGAATCACAAAATTTCCGGCCGTTCCAAGGTTCACGCAGCTCGCTCCCGTGCAGACTGCTGAAGCTGCGCCGGCCACGATCACCGTTACGGTATATGTCGCCGTTGTACTGTCGGCAGCGGTTACCGTGTAATCCACAGAACTTGTGAAGTC is a genomic window of Nitrospirota bacterium containing:
- a CDS encoding CsbD family protein, producing the protein MKSGTQDQAEGVFHKVKGKLKELVGKLGMNSEMEAEGKDEKIGGKVQEKIGQVKKVFGK
- a CDS encoding ice-binding family protein, whose amino-acid sequence is MNNLLKVRTSSLHRRTARLAVIALFAVLLSAAPFHAAFAQTAPALGSAGSFAVLAGTEVTCTDSTIIGNVGVWPGNVITQTNCTINGTVHPGDGVAKQAYIDFLSAYNALSLTQCDSVLLGDLAGQVLAPGVYCVDAASTTTDGTLTLSGPSNGTWLFKIGTGGTGALTGTGFSVVMEGGGTPCNVYWWVAEAATMTDSAFQGTILAGAAITITGGTFNGDALAQAAVTMTDTTATGCEQSSHPVRNRCNQGVGNGPENCDPGNSNQGDPSRSNDELGGTPGDPGRMGGNGM
- a CDS encoding Ig-like domain-containing protein encodes the protein MRKTMRKILMVFLIGMFLLSIAAPVFAEIQGRTFYVDPFTGGYQFDDTQRLDLRSYYGLRGGFNFTNNVAVEAMFGFVPTETESMAYVDRQVRVWRYGLDALYNFHPDGPFVPFVSIGIGSTQSRNTSDGMPDHGRGMFNYGVGLRYFITESVAIRGDVKQARFSEGGDSRTNEEYTIGLTFVLGAQKNALPKEGDTTAPEVVCTNPGSGVTGGAIDANITATFSEEMDRRTINNSTFTVKDGTKTVTGKVTFAGTTATFNPDNDLEKGTTYTATMAAGVKDPANNAMANSYVWSFTTILGPKILVPVLISLEDSHFTFDSSALSEDGKTILNYNAKILKDNPKMKIRIAGYASASGTKEYNQTLSEKRATVVKEYLIKEGGIDRARLTKIGFGETRPAEYEPVPSDIYSEAAKANQRVLFEVIVK
- a CDS encoding Ig-like domain-containing protein, which encodes MALLLVVITAGCDRDHGAAAQVGTVPIVGTVPTVLYTIPANGATDVPLNRKISAAFSEPMSAATVTALSTFTLTGPGATPVPAATITYDAATRIALFTLASDLTASTTYIGTITVGAKNAAGNAMANNYVWSFTTGITIDAAAPLLLSTSPVNSATNVPLNQIITATFDEPMDPLTITPTSYTVTGPTGTVLGDVSYLGATASFKPAALLASNATYTVVIAASDMAGQPWVFGNVPNPWSFSTGATAPVPGAVNLGLATPFGIAATAGVTNTPTTPLTTINGDVALDPNITCNAVTIDSAGGFGLCGSNASTPIIVGKVVSPLYPDAGITSAAIKADLKKAFLSITPTAGPPAAGSLDGATNLPAGTTLGDVFGSALVQGDNLFAPGVYQSLTSILITGDLTLDAGGDPNASFIFQSSSTIGTAAGAAGGVAGTFTRILLINGAKASNVWWQAGTSATLGLYSEFQGNILASESITMETGATSCGRLLAGAFAAGAFVFDSNVVSVPGQTFAPPAGYSTTCE
- a CDS encoding ice-binding family protein; translation: MNTYKGYSKILFLVLLLVAFGAGCGRDHNDDDNNNNDNGASSSSSAKAITAYSINGVAGTITEGTSPKTIAVTLPYGTIVTALTATFTTTGASVKVGTTVQTSGTTANNFISPPVIYTVTAGDGTTATYNVTVTVPSASAKAITAYSINGVAGTIDEAATPKTISVSMPSGTIVTALTATFTTTGASVKVGTTLQTSGTTTNDFTSSVDYTVTAADSTTATYTVTVIVAGAASAVCTGASCVNLGTAGNFVILAGTGITDVPASPITGNIGTSGITGASITVPCTDVLTGQVYTDDANFPGFTCTATDKTLAGLAVSAMGTAYTAAAGKPTPPTPVCPGAGAFDGTAVPPLAAGVYTCAVDVTIPTNFTLDGTATDVWVFQITGKLTQSSATTVFLTGGALPQNVFWQVSDVVEIGTTAHIEGVILAQTSIHMLTGSSTKGRLLAQAAVTLDTTTVTEP